A genomic stretch from Hemicordylus capensis ecotype Gifberg chromosome 1, rHemCap1.1.pri, whole genome shotgun sequence includes:
- the MLH3 gene encoding DNA mismatch repair protein Mlh3 isoform X2, with product MIRCLAEEVQASLRSGVAISSLGQCVEELVLNSLDANATCVAIRVDPETFKVQVVDNGSGMGKEDLNKVGNRYFTSKCCSVEDLENLKCYGFRGEALASLASMASVLEISSKTSKIAKSFVKLFHNGKGLEVSETELNRPSAGTTVTVYNVFHRLPVRRKCMDSILEFERVRHKVEALSLMHPSISFSLRNDASCSMVLQLPKTKDTCSRFSQIYGLGKSQKLREINYKSGGFEISGFISSEGHYNKNIQFLFVNSRLVLKTRLHKLIDFLLRKQSVMCKSKSGPVTSSPARHRSGPELYGIFVINVKCQHDEYDVCLEPAKTLIEFRNWDALLACIEEGVKAFLKREQLFIELCSEDIKELNENNGFCLGNAVALQPSLPEEKGMQENFKRACDNIVDSYEMFNLQSKSVRRKITLAKTSDHLGPTNNVEGAEIHSDLTVTESVNDLSSNQKECLLPNKNGSTLDSPKLSDLHQQPEMFDHPQTEVMSSKCPADPCGQDKSVIEMDNPAATALFTEKYGKDANIQQDRALQESSPNTVTLGDTLELVKDINECKYDFLLGRTLEKHKGMKEGKEPFIGSNTSREVVMEQEPLKLCSTGLITHVMQNQPLPKTTEINHSSDRQFILGPVSAKDIFETKSGLSEHTPDTQECLRITNARICIADEWMETLNVSGQKNESSSLPAGGSVNFVIPHVKELISAVPSGSVHNADGAAWSRQMAELPARPRYCASTKLSLHPKLGSLDRFRRCYGHTKSTQCDVEKRNEVGAPVCVESLTDGEKDVQHSSFCETLTQEYVLPNNSDCDNLLSLEKSRLSIEESPLSIKAFNVRENPLSLTDFQAGKKALCSTKFRGTLASKVSRMKESLKEVLSTKPPGQLSEQSQAHSNHEEEDRQDLPHQNNVLQSTCQILQSFSREVGTESCTSDELGNPLVISSTITGGVESTVSISHCFMDTDGEYIVSQNRSLALPNEEGCSEGSCKDTDVMDRSSKQAYELPSVSLSSNMEGATDSAPGDEELSCPEWLHQFDVSLGKMVYINKMTGLSTYSTPPSEEPQAACIKDISTMAVNVVMESGAQGESLQSLFSEWENPVFAHYPEVAVDVSSGQADSISVKIHNILYPYRFTKKMIDSVQVLDQVDNKFIACLINTRADENRDMDGNLLVLVDQHAAHERVRLEQLITESYEKQPDASGKKKLLASIVCPPMEIEITEEQRRFLWCCHKSLEDFGLEISFPENSPSQILVEKVPLCFVEREANELRRGRQTVTKNIVQEFIREQVELLQTTGGARGTLPLTILKVLASQACHGAIKFNDSLTLEESCRLMEALSLCQLPFQCAHGRPSMLPLADVDHLQQEGQLKPNLAKLKRMAKAWQLFGKEKDPTVKVWTRSQNFSKQ from the exons ATGATCAGATGCTTGGCTGAAGAAGTGCAAGCCAGTTTGCGGTCTGGAGTGGccatcagctcactgggccaatGTGTTGAGGAGCTTGTCCTCAACAGCTTAGATGCTAATGCAACATGTGTGGCCATTAGAGTGGATCCGGAGACCTTTAAGGTCCAGGTGGTGGATAATGGATCTGGAATGGGAAAAGAGGACCTCAACAAAGTGGGGAATAGGTACTTTACCAGTAAAtgttgctcagtggaagaccTTGAAAATCTAAAATGTTATGGTTTCCGTGGAGAGGCTTTGGCAAGCCTTGCAAGCATGGCCAGTGTATTGGAAATATCATCCAAGACGAGTAAGATAGCAAAATCCTTTGTAAAGCTGTTTCACAATGGAAAAGGATTGGAAGTCTCAGAAACAGAATTGAATAGACCAAGTGCTGGAACAACAGTGACTGTGTACAATGTATTCCACCGGTTACCTGTGAGGAGAAAGTGCATGGATTCCATTTTGGAATTTGAGAGAGTGAGGCATAAGGTTGAGGCTCTTTCACTTATGCATCCCTCTATCTCCTTTTCTTTAAGGAATGATGCCTCCTGCTCAATGGTGCTTCAGCTACCCAAGACAAAAGATACATGTTCCCGCTTTTCACAAATTTATGGTCTAGGTAAATCACAGAAATTACGAGAAATAAATTACAAGTCTGGAGGCTTTGAGATCAGTGGTTTTATCAGTTCTGAAGGGCATTACAATAAAAatatccagtttttgtttgtgaaTAGTAGACTGGTATTAAAAACAAGATTACATAAGCTCATTGATTTTTTATTAAGAAAACAAAGTGTTATGTGCAAGTCGAAAAGTGGGCCTGTGACTTCAAGTCCTGCTCGTCATCGTTCTGGTCCAGAGCTCTATGGGATCTTTGTTATCAATGTGAAGTGTCAGCATGATGAATATGATGTATGTTTGGAGCCTGCAAAGACTTTAATAGAGTTTCGCAACTGGGATGCTCTCCTAGCTTGCATTGAGGAAGGAGTAAAAGCTTTCTTAAAGCGAGAACAGTTATTTATTGAGCTGTGCAGTGAAGACATTAAAGAACTGAATGAAaacaatggcttttgtttgggtaATGCTGTAGCTTTACAGCCTTCTCTTCCTGAGGAGAAAGGTATGCAGGAAAATTTTAAGAGAGCTTGTGATAATATTGTGGATTCTTATGAAATGTTTAACCTGCAATCAAAATCTGTTAGAAGGAAAATAACTCTTGCAAAGACATCAGATCACTTAGGACCTACTAACAATGTGGAAGGAGCAGAAATTCACTCAGATTTGACTGTTACTGAATCTGTTAATGACCTTAGTAGCAATCAAAAAGAGTGTCTTCTGCCCAACAAAAATGGCAGTACTCTTGATTCTCCAAAACTGAGTGACCTACACCAACAACCTGAAATGTTTGATCATCCACAGACTGAGGTAATGAGTTCCAAGTGTCCAGCCGATCCCTGTGGGCAGGACAAGTCTGTTATAGAAATGGACAATCCTGCTGCAACTGCACTTTTCACTGAGAAGTATGGCAAAGATGCAAACATTCAACAAGACAGAGCACTTCAGGAAAGTAGTCCCAACACTGTCACTCTTGGGGATACTCTTGAACTTGTGAAAGATATTAATGAATGTAAATATGACTTCCTTTTGGGAAGGACTTTGGAAAAACATAAGGGAATGAAAGAGGGTAAGGAGCCATTTATAGGGTCAAATACCAGCAGAGAAGTGGTGATGGAACAAGAACCATTGAAGTTGTGTTCCACAGGCCTTATCACACACGTGATGCAAAATCAACCACTGCCTAAAACAACAGAAATAAATCATTCGTCAGATAGACAGTTTATACTGGGTCCAGTTAGTGCCAAGGACATATTTGAAACCAAGTCAGGGCTTTCAGAACACACTCCAGATACTCAAgaatgtttgaggataaccaatGCAAGAATATGCATTGCAGATGAATGGATGGAGACTCTGAATGTGTCAGGTCAAAAGAATGAGTCGTCTTCACTTCCTGCAGGTGGTAGTGTGAATTTTGTTATACCACATGTCAAAGAACTGATTTCTGCTGTTCCTTCGGGTTCTGTTCACAATGCAGATGGTGCTGCCTGGAGTAGGCAAATGGCTGAGCTTCCAGCTAGGCCCAGATACTGTGCCTCTACAAAATTAAGCTTGCATCCAAAGCTGGGGTCATTGGATAGATTCAGGAGATGTTATGGGCATACAAAGAGTACACAGTGTGATGTGGAAAAGAGGAATGAAGTTGGAGCCCCAGTCTGTGTTGAATCTCTCACTGATGGGGAAAAAGATGTTCAGCACTCTAGTTTCTGTGAAACACTAACTCAAGAGTATGTTCTGCCTAATAATAGTGACTGTGATAACCTTCTTTCCTTAGAAAAGTCTCGGCTCTCCATTGAAGAAAGTCCATTAAGCATAAAAGCTTTTAATGTAAGAGAGAACCCTTTGTCACTGACAGATTTTCAAGCAGGAAAGAAAGCTCTATGCAGCACTAAATTCAGAGGAACGCTTGCTTCTAAAGTATCTAGAATGAAGGAAAGCCTTAAAGAGGTTTTAAGTACAAAACCTCCAGGGCAACTTTCTGAACAATCCCAAGCACATTCAAACCATGAAGAGGAGGACAGGCAGGATCTTCCACATCAAAATAATGTTTTGCAGAGTACTTGTCAGATACTTCAGAGTTTCTCAAGGGAAGTAGGAACAGAGAGTTGCACCTCTGATGAATTGGGCAATCCCTTGGTAATCTCAAGCACAATAACAGGGGGAGTGGAAAGTACGGTCAGTATCAGCCATTGTTTCATGGACACCGATGGGGAATATATAGTCTCCCAAAATAGAAGTTTGGCATTGCCTAATGAAGAAGGGTGTTCTGAAGGCTCCTGTAAAGATACAGATGTTATGGATCGATCTTCAAAGCAAGCCTATGAACTCCCAAGTGTGAGCTTGTCCAGTAATATGGAAGGTGCCACAGATTCTGCACCTGGTGATGAAGAATTGTCATGTCCTGAGTGGCTTCATCAGTTTGATGTTTCATTGGGTAAGATGGTGTATATCAacaaaatgactggattgagcACGTACAGCACTCCTCCTAGTGAAGAACCTCAGGCTGCGTGTATTAAAGATATAAGTACAATGGCTGTAAATGTTGTTATGGAAAGTG GTGCTCAAGGAGAATCTCTCCAATCCTTGTTTTCAGAGTGGGAGAATCCTGTGTTTGCTCACTATCCAGAG gTTGCTGTTGATGTGAGCAGTGGGCAGGCTGATAGCATTTCTGTGAAAATCCATAACATCCTGTACCCTTACCGGTTCACCAAGAAGATGATTGATTCAGTGCAG GTCCTTGATCAAGTGGACAATAAATTTATTGCTTGTTTAATCAACACTAGGGCAGATGAAAATAGAGATATGG ATGGAAACCTCCTTGTACTGGTGGATCAGCATGCAGCACATGAACGTGTCCGCCTTGAGCAACTTATCACAG AGTCCTATGAGAAGCAGCCTGATGCATCAGGCAAGAAGAAATTGTTGGCCTCCATAGTGTGTCCCCCAATGGAAATTGAGATAACAGAGGAGCAAAGGAGATTCTTATG GTGCTGCCACAAAAGCTTGGAGGACTTTGGTCTTGAAATATCCTTTCCAGAGAACAGTCCTTCTCAGATTCTTGTTGAAAAAGTGCCACTGTGTTTTGTGGAGAGAGAGGCCAATGAATTGCGCCGTGGAAGGCAGACAGTGACTAAGAATATTGTGCAG GAGTTCATTCGAGAGCAAGTTGAG ttACTGCAGACCACAGGAGGGGCACGAGGAACACTGCCACTAACCATCCTGAAAGTGCTGGCTTCCCAGGCTTGCCATG GTGCTATTAAATTTAATGACAGTCTGACTTTGGAGGAGAGTTGTCGGCTTATGGaagctttgtcactttgtcagtTACCCTTCCAGTGTGCTCATGGGAGACCGTCCATGCTGCCTCTCGCAGACGTGGATCACTTGCAGCAGGAAGGTCAG